The following are encoded together in the Ovis aries strain OAR_USU_Benz2616 breed Rambouillet chromosome X, ARS-UI_Ramb_v3.0, whole genome shotgun sequence genome:
- the MED12 gene encoding mediator of RNA polymerase II transcription subunit 12 isoform X13, translating to MAAFGILSYEHRPLKRPRLGPPDVYPQDPKQKEDELTALNVKQGFNNQPAVSGDEHGTAKNVNFNPAKISSNFSSIIAEKLRCNTLPDIGRRKPQVNQKDNFWLVTARSQSAINTWFTDLAGTKPLTQLAKKVPIFSKKEEVFGYLAKYTVPVMRAAWLIKMTCAYYAAISETKVKKRHIDPFTEWTQIITKCLWEQLQKMAEYYRPGPAGSGGCGSTIGPLPHDVEMAIRQWDYNEKLAMFMFQDGMLDRHEFLTWVLECFEKIRPGEDELLKLLLPLLLRYSGEFVQSAYLSRRLAYFCTRRLALQLDGVSSHSSHVMSAQSTSTLPTTPAPQPPTSSTPSTPFSDLLMCPQHRPLVFGLSCILQTILLCCPSALVWHYSLTDSRIKTGSPLDHLPIAPSNLPMPEGNSAFTQQVRAKLREIEQQIKERGQAVEVRWSFDKCQEATAGFTIGRVLHTLEVLDSHSFERSDFSNSLDSLCNRIFGLGPSKDGHEISSDDDAVVSLLCEWAVSCKRSGRHRAMVVAKLLEKRQAEIEAERCGESEAADEKGSIASGSLSAPSAPIFQDVLLQFLDTQAPMLTDPRSESERVEFFNLVLLFCELIRHDVFSHNMYTCTLISRGDLAFGAPGPRPPSPFDDPADDPERKEAEGSSSSKLEDPGLSESMDIDPSSSVLFEDMEKPDFSLFSPTMPCEGKGSPSPEKPDVEKEVKPPPKEKLEGTLGVLYDQPRHVQYATHFPIPQEESCSHECNQRLVVLFGVGKQRDDARHAIKKITKDILKVLNRKGTAETDQLAPIVPLNPGDLTFLGGEDGQKRRRNRPEAFPTAEDIFAKFQHLSHYDQHQVTAQVSRNVLEQITSFALGMSYHLPLVQHVQFIFDLMEYSLSISGLIDFAIQLLNELSVVEAELLLKSSDLVGSYTTSLCLCIVAVLRHYHACLILNQDQMAQVFEGLCGVVKHGMNRSDGSSAERCILAYLYDLYTSCSHLKSKFGELFSDFCSKVKNTIYCNVEPSESNMRWAPEFMNDTLENPAAHTFTYTGLGKSLSENPANRYSFVCNALMHVCVGHHDSDRVNDIAILCAELTGYCKSLSAEWLGVLKALCCSSNNGTCGFNDLLCNVDVSDLSFHDSLATFVAILIARQCLLLEDLIRCAAIPSLLNAACSEQDSEPGARLTCRILLHLFKTPQLNPCQSDGNKPTVGIRSSCDRHLLAASQNRIVDGAVFAVLKAVFVLGDAELKGSGFTVTGGTEELPEEEGGGGSGSRRQGGRNISVETASLDVYAKYVLRSICQQEWVGERCLKSLCEDSNDLQDPVLSSAQAQRLMQLICYPHRLLDNEDGENPQRQRIKRILQNLDQWTMRQSSLELQLMIKQTPNNEMNSLLENIAKATIEVFQQSAETGSSSGNAASNMPSSSKTKPVLSSLERSGVWLVAPLIAKLPTSVQGHVLKAAGEELENGQHLDTSSRKERDRQKQKSMSLLSQQPFLSLVLTCLKGQDEQREGLLTSLYSQVHQIVTNWKDDHYLDDCKPKQLMHEALKLRLNLVGGMFDTVQRSTQQTTEWAVLLLEIIISGTVDMQSNNELFTTVLDMLSVLINGTLAADMSSISQGSMEENKRAYMNLVKKLRKELAERQSDSLEKVYQLLPLPKPTRDVITCEPQGSLIDTKGNKIAGFDSIFKKEGLQVSTKQKISPWDLFEGLKPSAPLSWGWFGTVRVDRRVARGEEQQRLLLYHTHLRPRPRAYYLEPLPLPPEDEEPPAPTLLEPEKKAPEPPKTDKPGAAPPSTEERKKKSTKGKKRSQPAVKTEDYGMGPGRSGPYGVTVPPDLLHHANPGSISHLSYRQSSIGLYTQNQPLPAGGPRVDPYRPVRLPMQKLPTRPPYPGVLPTTMTGVMGLEPASYKTSVYRQQQPAVPQGQRLRQQLQSQGMLGQSSVHQMTPSSSYGLQTSQGYTSYVSHVGLQQHTGPAGTMVPPSYSSQPYQSTHPSTNPTLVDPTRHLQQRPSGYVHQQAPTYGHGLTSTQRFSHQTLQQTPMIGTMTSLGPQGVQAGIRSASILPEQQQQQQQQQQQQQQQQQQQQQQQQQQYHIRQQQQQQQQQQILRQQQQQQQQQQQQQQQQQQQQQQQAHQQQQQQAAPPQPQPQSQPQFQRQGLQQTQQQQQTAALVRQLQQQLSSKPAFLPKECPHRITGGGRGGRGGG from the exons ATGGCGGCCTTCGGGATCTTGAGCTACGAACACCGGCCCCTGAAGCGGCCGCGGCTGGGGCCTCCTGATGTGTACCCTCAAGATCCCAAACAGAAGGAG GATGAATTAACGGCCTTGAATGTAAAACAAGGTTTCAATAACCAGCCCGCTGTCTCTGGGGATGAACATGGCACTGCCAAGAATGTCAACTTTAATCCTGCCAAG ATCAGTTCCAACTTCAGCAGCATCATTGCAGAGAAGTTACGTTGTAACACCCTCCCTGACATTGGTAGAAGGAAGCCCCAAGTGAACCAGAAGGACAACTTCTGGCTGGTGACTGCACGATCCCAGAGTGCCATTAATACTTGGTTTACTGATCTGGCTGGCACCAAGCCACTCACACAACTAGCCAAAAAG GTCCCCATTTTCAGTAAGAAGGAAGAAGTGTTTGGGTATTTAGCCAAATACACAGTGCCTGTGATGCGGGCTGCCTGGCTCATTAAGATGACCTGTGCCTACTATGCAGCAATCTCAGAGACCAAGGTTAAGAAGAGACATATTGACCCCTTCACAG AATGGACTCAGATCATCACCAAGTGCTTATGGGAGCAGCTTCAAAAGATGGCTGAATACTACCGACCAGGGCCTGCTGGAAGTGGGGGCTGTGGCTCCACTATAGGGCCCTTACCCCATGATGTTGAGATGGCAATCCGGCAGTGGGACTACAACGAGAAGCTGGCCATGTTCATGTTTCAG GACGGAATGCTGGACAGACATGAGTTCCTGACCTGGGTACTTGAGTGTTTTGAGAAAATCCGTCCTGGAGAGGATGAACTGCTTAAActgctgctgcccctgctgcTTCGA TACTCTGGAGAGTTTGTTCAGTCTGCATACCTCTCCCGCCGCCTTGCCTACTTCTGTACACGGAGACTGGCCCTGCAGCTGGATGGTGTGAGCAGTCACTCATCTCATGTGATGTCTGCTCAGTCGACAAGCACACTGCCCACCACCCCTGCTCCTCAGCCCCCAACTAGCAGCACACCCTCTACACCCTTTAGTGACCTGCTTATGTGCCCTCAGCACCGGCCCCTAGTTTTTGGCCTCAGCTGTATCCTTCAG ACCATCCTGCTGTGTTGTCCTAGTGCCCTGGTTTGGCACTATTCACTGACTGATAGTCGAATCAAGACTGGCTCACCACTTGACCACCTGCCTATTGCCCCCTCCAACCTGCCCATGCCAGAGGGCAACAGTGCCTTCACTCAGCAG GTTCGTGCAAAGTTGCGGGAGATCGAGCAACAGATCAAGGAGCGAGGACAGGCCGTTGAGGTTCGCTGGTCTTTTGATAAGTGCCAGGAAGCTACTGCAG GCTTCACCATTGGACGAGTACTCCATACTTTGGAAGTGTTGGACAGCCATAGTTTTGAACGCTCTGACTTCAGCAACTCTCTTGATTCCCTCTGTAATCGAATCTTTGGATTGGGGCCTAGCAAGGATGGGCATGAG ATCTCCTCAGATGATGATGCAGTGGTATCATTACTGTGTGAATGGGCTGTCAGCTGCAAGCGTTCTGGTCGGCATCGTGCGATGGTGGTAGCCaagctgctggagaagagacaggcagAGATTGAGGCTGAG CGTTGTGGAGAATCGGAAGCTGCAGATGAGAAGGGTTCCATTGCCTCTGGCTCCCTTTCTGCTCCCAGTGCTCCCATTTTCCAAGATGTCCTCTTACAGTTTCTGGATACACAGGCTCCCATGCTGA cGGACCCCCGAAGTGAGAGTGAGCGAGTGGAATTCTTTAACTTGGTACTGCTGTTCTGTGAACTGATTCGACATGATGTTTTCTCCCACAACATGTACACTTGCACCCTCATCTCCCGAGGGGACCTTGCCTTCGGAGCCCCTGGTCCCCGGCCTCCCTCTCCCTTTGATGACCCGGCTGATGACCCAGAGCGCAAGGAGGCtgagggcagcagcagcagcaagctggaG GATCCAGGACTCTCAGAGTCTATGGACATTGACCCTAGCTCCAGTGTGCTCTTTGAGGACATGGAGAAGCCTGATTTCTCA TTGTTCTCCCCCACTATGCCCTGTGAGGGGAAGGGCAGTCCATCCCCTGAGAAACCAGATGTTGAGAAGGAGGTGAAGCCCCCACCCAAGGAGAAGCTAGAAGGAACCCTTGGGGTTCTTTATGACCAGCCGCGGCATGTGCAGTATGCCACACACTTTCCCATCCCCCAG GAGGAGTCATGCAGCCATGAGTGCAACCAGCGGTTGGTCGTACTGTTTGGGGTGGGAAAGCAGCGAGATGATGCCCGCCATGCCATCAAGAAAATTACCAAGGATATCCTGAAGGTTCTGAACCGCAAGGGGACAGCAGAAACTG ACCAGCTTGCTCCTATTGTGCCTCTGAATCCTGGAGACCTGACATTCTTAG GTGGGGAGGATGGACAGAAGCGGCGACGAAACCGACCTGAAGCTTTTCCCACTGCCGAGGATATCTTTGCTAAGTTCCAGCATCTTTCGCATTATGACCAACACCAGGTCACGGCTCAG GTCTCCCGGAATGTTCTGGAGCAGATCACGAGCTTTGCCCTTGGCATGTCGTACCACTTGCCTCTGGTGCAGCATGTGCAGTTTATCTTCGACCTCATGGAATATTCACTCAGCATCAGTGGCCTCATCGACTTTGCTATTCAG CTGCTGAATGAACTGAGTGTAGTCGAGGCCGAACTGCTTCTCAAATCCTCAGATCTGGTGGGCAGCTACACCACGAGCCTGTGCCTGTGCATCGTGGCTGTCCTGCGCCACTATCACGCCTGCCTCATCCTCAACCAGGACCAGATGGCACAGGTCTTTGAGGG GCTGTGTGGCGTAGTTAAGCATGGGATGAACCGGTCCGATGGTTCCTCTGCAGAACGCTGTATCCTTGCATATCTCTATGATCTGTACACCTCCTGTAGCCATTTAAAGAGCAAATTTGGGGAACTCTTCAG TGACTTCTGCTCCAAGGTGAAGAACACCATCTACTGCAATGTGGAGCCATCAGAGTCCAACATGCGCTGGGCACCTGAGTTCATGAACGACACTTTAGAGAACCCCGCTGCTCACACCTTCACCTACACGGGGCTAGGCAAGAGTCTTAGTGAGAACCCTGCTAACCGCTACAGCTTTGTCTGCAATGCCCTTATGCACGTCTGTGTGGGGCACCATGATTCGGATAG GGTGAATGACATCGCCATCCTGTGTGCAGAGCTGACCGGCTATTGCAAGTCACTGAGTGCAGAGTGGCTGGGAGTGCTTAAGGCCTTGTGCTGCTCCTCTAACAATGGCACTTGTGGTTTCAACGACCTCCTCTGCAATGTAGAT GTCAGTGACCTGTCTTTTCACGACTCCCTGGCCACTTTTGTTGCCATCCTCATCGCTCGGCAGTGTTTGCTCCTGGAGGATCTGATTCGCTGTGCGGCCATCCCTTCACTCCTTAATGCTG CTTGCAGTGAACAGGACTCTGAGCCAGGGGCCCGGCTTACCTGCCGCATCCTCCTCCATCTTTTCAAGACACCTCAACTCAATCCTTGCCAATCGGATGGAA ACAAGCCTACTGTAGGAATCCGCTCCTCCTGTGACCGCCACCTGCTGGCTGCCTCCCAGAACCGCATCGTGGATGGAGCTGTGTTTGCTGTTCTCAAGGCTGTGTTTGTACTTG GGGATGCGGAACTGAAGGGTTCGGGCTTCACTGTGACAGGAGGAACAGAAGAACTtccagaggaggagggaggaggtggcAGTGGCAGTCGGAGGCAGGGTGGCCGCAACATCTCTGTGGAGACAGCCAGTCTGGATGTCTATGCCAAGTACGTGCTACGCAGCATCTGCCAGCAG GAATGGGTAGGAGAACGTTGCCTTAAATCGCTGTGTGAAGACAGCAATGACCTGCAAGACCCAGTGTTGAGCAGTGCCCAGGCCCAGCGCCTCATGCAGCTTATCTGCTACCCACATCGGCTGCTGGACAACGAGGATGGGGAAAACCCACAGCGGCAACGCATTAAGCGTATTCTCCAG AACTTGGACCAGTGGACCATGCGCCAGTCTTCGTTGGAACTACAGCTCATGATCAAGCAGACCCCTAACAAT GAGATGAACTCCCTCTTAGAGAACATCGCCAAGGCCACAATCGAGGTTTTCCAACAGTCTGCAGAGACAGGGTCATCTTCTGGAAATGCTGCAAGCAACATGCCCAGCAGCAGCAAGACCAAGCCTGTGCTCAG CTCCCTAGAACGCTCGGGTGTATGGCTGGTGGCTCCTCTCATTGCCAAACTGCCCACCTCAGTCCAGGGGCATGTGTTAAAGGCTGCTGGGGAAGAATTGGAGAACGGCCAGCACCTGGACACCTCTTCCCGCAAAGAACGTGATCGACAAAAGCAAAAGAG CATGTCCCTGTTGAGCCAGCAGCCCTTCTTATCCCTGGTGCTGACATGTCTGAAGGGGCAGGATGAGCAGCGTGAGGGACTCCTTACCTCCCTCTACAGCCAGGTCCACCAG ATTGTGACTAACTGGAAAGATGACCATTATTTAGACGATTGCAAACCAAAGCAGCTAATGCATGAGGCACTCAAACTGCGGCTCAACCTG GTGGGGGGCATGTTTGACACAGTGCAGCGCAGCACCCAGCAGACCACGGAGTGGGCTGTGCTCCTCCTGGAGATCATCATCAGCGGCACTGTCGACATGCAGTCCAACAA TGAGCTCTTCACCACTGTCCTGGACATGCTAAGCGTGCTCATCAATGGGACCCTAGCTGCAGACATGTCCAGCATCTCCCAGGGCAGCATGGAGGAAAACAAACGTGCCTACATGAACCTGGTGAAGAAGCTGCGG AAAGAGTTGGCGGAACGCCAGTCGGATAGTCTGGAAAAAGTTTACCAGCTGCTGCCACTGCCCAAGCCGACTCGAGACGTGATCACGTGTGAGCCGCAGGGCTCCCTTATTGACACCAAGGGCAACAAGATTGCTGGCTTCGACTCCATCTTCAAGAAGGAG GGTCTTCAGGTTTCCACCAAACAAAAGATCTCTCCCTGGGATCTTTTTGAGGGCTTGAAGCCATCAGCGCCACTGTCTTGGGGCTGGTTTGGAACAGTCCGGGTGGACCGGCGCGTGGCCCGTGGAGAGGAGCAGCAGCGACTGCTGCTGTACCACACACACCTGAGGCCCCGGCCCCGCGCCTACTACCTGGAGCCACTGCCACTGCCTCCAGAAGATGAGgaaccccctgcccccaccctgctaGAGCCTGAAAAAAAGGCTCCAGAGCCCCCCAAAACTGACAAACCTGGAGCTGCTCCACCCAGCACTGAGGAACGCAAGAAGAAGTCCACCAAGGGCAAGAAGCGCAGCCAGCCTGCCGTCAAGACAGAA GACTATGGAATGGGCCCAGGCCGAAGTGGCCCCTACGGAGTGACAGTACCTCCAGACCTCCTGCACCATGCCAACCCTGGCTCCATCTCCCACCTTAGCTATAGGCAGAGCTCCATAGGCCTCTACACCCAGAACCAGCCACTGCCAGCAG GTGGCCCCCGCGTGGATCCATACCGCCCCGTGCGGTTACCAATGCAGAAGCTGCCTACCCGCCCACCTTACCCCGGAGTGCTGCCCACGACCATGACTGGTGTCATGGGACTGGAACCTGCCTCCTACAAGACGTCTGTGTACCGACAGCAGCAGCCTGCAGTGCCCCAAGGACAGCGCCTTCGCCAACAGCTCCAG AGTCAAGGGATGTTGGGACAGTCATCTGTCCATCAGATGACTCCCAGTTCTTCGTACGGTTTGCAGACCTCCCAG ggCTATACTTCTTATGTTTCTCATGTGGGATTGCAGCAACACACAGGCCCTGCAGGTACCATGGTGCCCCCCAGCTACTCCAGCCAGCCTTACCAGAGCACCCACCCTTCTACCAATCCTACTCTTGTAGATCCTACTCGCCACCTGCAGCAGCGGCCCAGTGGCTATGTGCACCAGCAGGCCCCAACCTATGGACATGGGCTGACCTCCACTCAAAG GTTTTCCCACCAGACACTGCAGCAAACACCCATGATAGGCACCATGACCTCACTGGGCCCCCAGGGTGTCCAGGCCGGCATCCGGTCGGCTTCCATCCtgcctgagcagcagcagcagcagcagcaacagcagcaacagcagcaacagcagcagcagcagcagcagcagcagcagcaacagcagtaccATAtccggcagcagcagcagcagcagcagcagcaacagatccTGCGG cagcagcaacagcagcagcagcagcaacagcagcagcagcagcaacagcagcaacagcagcagcaacaagcacaccagcagcaacagcagcaggcgGCTCCtcctcagccccagccccagtcccAGCCCCAG TTCCAGCGCCAGGGGCTTCAGCAgacacagcaacaacaacagacaGCAGCTTTGGTCCGGCAGCTCCAACAACAGCTCTCCAGTAAGCCTGCCTTCCTGCCCAAGGAGTGCCCCCACAGAATAactgggggggggaggggtgggaggggtggagggtAG